From one Anopheles cruzii chromosome 3, idAnoCruzAS_RS32_06, whole genome shotgun sequence genomic stretch:
- the LOC128275561 gene encoding uncharacterized protein LOC128275561 isoform X4: protein MSLKKASRTKSLSLSGDDFPLRPPATKPKAAFAPAKRPEDTLKIMKYIDENVIGKGVAFLGPYGRRKVVYADYASSGRSLQFLEDYINKEVLPAFGDYSCISAVTGLQSHLYDNEARDLVRAAVGANTEDEIVFCDNPAERLCYLLSNPNVCDLSQLQFHNNSHSANNNTSLNPHHQSLLLGAHRQNSFSNTSIPSEGTEGGHGLMVPILFVSTSEPVSNLRPWIDAGWQIERIAKNHEGFLDLVDLEKRLQQYAENRRQMVGLFSGASRLTGILADDVATTILLHQYDALSLWDHSMAASCAPISTNPVLPGAQKDAIFFHCNRLVGGVQAPGVLVIKRKLIEHSTSFLSDSVGVVSAVRAGLVLQLKESLGSQAIMGRMEKTCKQMLAHVRTIPEIVLLGPPCTTAKRLTTLCFMVRHPRGAFLHHRFVVAVLNDVFGIQATADNIISDSLGINPQLMVEYEKLLSDESLRAGCLHPGYTRITFPFFMPEAEVGFILEALKMVATEAWKLLPQYEVDERSGEWRHHSNSLAKERKWLGAIRYIDGKMLFSDRRISGPGTFPQNYSDCLQTARNLFNRARKMAQRSAVNREQIVLELSNAAMEKLRWYMLSGEAHELLLGHSHSVKNTVPFDPTKIPENASLMMIHRHHSLSALDIKRFKSRSLPASPLQISSRRQNSSSPYQSHSPTPTSSPPMVRFSVGGEVTTLLNPSPMATTAAIDVGAGRDMNVSRNRCHSWGAASYRARNGGIESRDANDGYDPTGDTGAQKGALTSSDNGPAGGSGGANNLHVLSPQTRISLGLDQQHPLQQQQRMQPTLPVPLPLPRPVLHRPLSVAAVPSSYGSSPPMQLRPKQRSCSCSSQTDVSLPRNDGPPQGGTASPTPSLPNLRPHLGSSCSESTEDIHAYVKEMTKELATEIKSEIREVISKVEDVLESTDSIDLSSVNFHSLGHLSHPPVESKRDSISTSDVVDYLREFSKEMTNEVKSEIRDVVNAVDEIISPEGFLGGMRKNSPPDILRANGGGPNQAQQHHGTTAGHKLLIKQRFSDLTPDIASQRPRSADNDKHRSESFPRPNSAASPDHVIMGPPLHYTGAISKNLDLRSTMSSQDSGINMNFCDAADEHRMKAMRATGSDRNRTVSADVEPTVKPMLPPKRLISEPSGSSICEASDGPERLPDGSAKSHLTRQQHILNRTASLELDAGVLSGAGDNTNIASQWHNMPKEVWKQTAELIVKLVELFKV, encoded by the exons TGGTGTACGCTGATTATGCTTCTTCCGGCCGTTCACTGCAGTTTCTTGAGGATTATATCAACAAAGAAGTGTTGCCGGCGTTCGGGGACTACAGCTGCATATCGGCCGTAACAGGATTGCAGTCACATTTGTATGA CAATGAAGCACGTGACTTGGTGCGGGCTGCGGTTGGTGCTAACACCGAGGATGAGATTGTGTTCTGTGATAATCCGGCAGAGCGTCTGTGCTACCTACTGTCCAACCCGAATGTGTGCGACCTCAGCCAGCTCCAGTTTCACAACAACTCCCACAGTGCCAACAACAATACCTCGCTCAATCCGCACCACcagtcgctgctgctgggcgccCACCGTCAGAACAGTTTCTCCAACACCTCCATTCCGTCGGAAGGAACGGAGGGTGGCCACGGACTGATGGTTCCTATACTTTTCGTTAGCACCTCCGAACCAGTATCAAACCTGCGTCCCTGGATCGACGCCGGGTGGCAGATCGAGCGAATAGCGAAGAATCACGAAGGCTTCCTGGATCTGGTCGATTTGGAAAAGCGTTTGCAGCAGTACGCGGAGAATCGGCGCCAAATGGTGGGCCTCTTTTCCGGTGCCTCGCGGTTGACCGGCATTCTGGCCGACGACGTGGCCACCACGATTCTGTTGCACCAATACGACGCTCTCTCGCTGTGGGATCACAGTATGGCGGCGTCGTGCGCTCCGATCAGTACCAATCCCGTGCTTCCCGGTGCCCAGAAAGATGCCATCTTCTTCCACTGCAACCGGCTTGTCGGTGGGGTGCAGGCACCGGGGGTGCTAGTCATTAAGCGTAAACTGATCGAACACAGTACCTCCTTTCTCAGTGACTCCGTCGGTGTCGTAAGTGCGGTCCGCGCCGGGCTCGTTCTGCAGCTCAAGGAGTCGCTCGGTTCGCAAGCCATCATGGGCCGGATGGAGAAAACGTGCAAACAGATGCTGGCTCACGTCCGCACCATTCCGGAGATTGTGCTGCTCGGGCCTCCGTGCACCACGGCCAAGCGCTTGACGACACTGTGCTTCATGGTGCGCCATCCGCGCGGTGCCTTTCTGCATCACCGCTTCGTGGTGGCCGTGCTGAACGACGTGTTCGGCATTCAGGCCACGGCGGACAACATCATAAGCGATTCGCTCGGAATAAACCCACAGCTGATGGTGGAGTACGAGAAGCTGCTTAGCGACGAATCGCTCCGGGCGGGTTGTCTTCATCCGGGGTACACGCGCATAACGTTTCCGTTCTTCATGCCCGAGGCCGAGGTCGGGTTCATCCTGGAGGCGCTGAAGATGGTAGCCACCGAGGCCTGGAAGTTGCTGCCGCAGTACGAGGTGGACGAACGGTCCGGTGAGTGGCGCCACCACTCGAACTCGCTGGCGAAGGAACGCAAGTGGCTCGGCGCGATCCGCTACATCGATGGCAAGATGTTGTTCTCCGATCGGCGCATATCGGGCCCGGGTACGTTCCCGCAAAACTACTCCGACTGTCTACAGACGGCTCGCAATCTGTTCAATCGGGCACGCAAGATGGCCCAACGGTCCGCGGTCAATCGTGAACAGATCGTGCTGGAACTGTCGAATGCGGCCATGGAGAAGCTGCGCTGGTACATGCTGTCCGGTGAGGCCcacgagctgctgctcgggcACTCGCACAGTGTAAAAAATACGGTTCCCTTTGACCCTACGAAAA TACCTGAAAACGCGTCGCTGATGATGATTCACCGACACCACAGCCTTTCGGCGCTGGACATCAAGCGGTTCAAGAGCCGCAGCTTGCCCGCCTCTCCGCTGCAGATCTCGTCGCGCCGTCAGAACTCCAGTTCGCCGTATCAGTCGCACAGCCCCACGCCAACCTCTTCACCGCCGATGGTAAGGTTTTCGGTAGGCGGCGAGGTCACGACCCTGCTCAATCCTTCGCCGATGGCAACGACGGCCGCCATTGACGTCGGTGCTGGCCGTGATATGAACGTTAGTCGCAATAG ATGTCACAGTTGGGGAGCCGCTAGCTACCGCGCCCGTAACGGTGGCATCGAGAGTCGAGATGCTAACGATGGATACGATCCCACAGGGGACACTGGCGCGCAAAAGGGAGCTCTGACTAGCTCTGATAATGGCCCTGCTGGTGGAAGCGGTGGTGCCAATAATCTGCACGTTCTGAGTCCACAAACCCGCATCAGTCTCGGGCTGGATCAGCAGCATCCgttgcaacagcaacagcgaatGCAGCCAACGCTGCCGGTACCACTACCACTCCCGAGGCCGGTGCTTCATCGTCCActgtcggtggcggcagtgcCGTCTTCGTACGGATCGAGTCCGCCGATGCAGCTGCGCCCGAAACAGAGATCCTGTTCGTGCAGCAGCCAGACGGACGTCAGCCTTCCGCGCAACGACGGCCCGCCACAGGGTGGGACGgcttcaccgacaccgagccTTCCAAACTTGCGGCCCCACCTGGGAAG TAGCTGCAGTGAAAGCACGGAAGACATTCATGCGTACGTGAAGGAGATGACGAAGGAGCTGGCTACGGAGATCAAGTCCGAGATTCGCGAAGTGATCAGCAAGGTGGAGGATGTGCTCGAAAGCACCGACAGCATAGACCTGAGCAGCGTAAACTTCCACTCACTCGGACACCTAAG CCATCCACCGGTGGAGAGCAAACGGGACTCCATATCGACCAGCGACGTGGTGGACTATTTACGCGAGTTCAGCAAAGAGATGACAAACGAGGTGAAGTCCGAGATACGGGACGTGGTCAATGCGGTGGACGAAATCATTTCACCGGAAGGGTTCCTCGGCGGGATGCGCAAAAATTCCCCACCGGACATTCTGCGCGCCAACGGTGGGGGCCCGAACCaggcacagcagcaccacggcaCCACCGCTGGACACAAACT TTTGATCAAGCAACGGTTCAGCGATCTAACCCCGGACATCGCCAGTCAGCGGCCACGGTCGGCCGATAATGACAAGCATCGGTCGGAGTCGTTTCCACGGCCGAACTCAGCCGCCAGTCCGGACCACGTGATTATGGGACCTCCGCTGCACTACACCGGGGCAATCTCGAAGAATCTCGATCTTCGGTCGACGATGTCGTCCCAGGACTCCGGTATTAACATGAACTTTTGCGATGCCGCCGATGAGCACCGGATGAAGGCAATGCGAGCTACCGGGAGTGATAG AAATCGCACGGTGTCGGCCGATGTAGAACCCACCGTGAAACCGATGCTTCCACCAAAAAGATTAATATCTGAGCCCTCGGGCAGCTCCATCTGTGAGGCATCCGATGGCCCCGAACGGCTGCCGGACGGGTCGGCTAAATCGCACCTTACGCGCCAACAGCACATCCTCAATCGGACAGCATCGCTGGAACTCGATGCCGGTGTCTTGTCCGGGGCGGGCGACAACACTAATATCGCCAGCCAGTGGCACAACATGCCGAAGGAAGTCTGGAAACAGACAGCCGAG TTGATCGTGAAGTTGGTCGAATTGTTTAAAGTGTGA